The genomic region CTAGTTGGGCTAAATAGCCTGTTGTTGTCCTGTGGACTAACTTCATGAATAACTATGCATTTCCTGGGTTAattgtcaaagaatgcagcaatGATCAGGCCATAATGTTACGAATTATGGTTCTGTTTCCAGCATAACTAAGTGGTTGCCATAACTGTTTAAAATTTGTCCCATGTTGGATGATTGCACATTAAAGATGGTAGCTTGCTTCATATTTGTACAATGGTCACACCTACCATGGTCACGGAGGGTTGAAGCATGCTCAGCAACCTACTTGCTGTACCTTAAGTCGCTTCCTTCCCTTTACAGACAGTGGCTGTAAACTGCCAGACTGAACCAAATTTATAGATTATCCAAATTCCTTTTCTGTACATTTGCTTTCTTCGAGGATATCTAAGGTGCCACTGAATAGTATTGTCAGCAATGTCTTGCTAACAAGTAGGATTGTTCACTTAAGAAATTCCACATTTTAGCCATGACTTTTAATCAGTCCACACAATGAGCCAATGAGCCAGTTCCTAAAGCACACTTCCAGCCAGAAGTGTTTGATTTGTTGGAAAAGTTCAGAGAATTTGCAAATAAAGGTCATTCATAGCTTACCCAGCTAGTTCGTGATATTGTATAGTTGGCCAAACAAAAGGCAGATGCGGCAAGAACTGAAGGCAGGTATTTTAGGAATGGTTCACAATCAATCAAACTGAGCTCTGCTAGGTACTGTCaaaagggaacaaagaaatattcTGGTTAAAAACAAAGTAGGAACAGGAGATAGACATATGAGGCTGTGTATGCCTATTTCATCTTTTATTAAAATCACAATTGAAATTCAACCAAACAAAACCCCATTTCCCAATCTATTTTCTAACCACTTTTTTAAAATGCCAACATATACGATCAACATCTTGAAGATCTGGGATTACAAAATTCACAGCCCACTAGGGTTTAAAATTTCGAAGCCTTAAAtcatgaaaaaaaattctccagcCGTTTATATTAGCTAAAATCACTCCAATCCAGATAATGCAGACAGAGGCAGAGTTTTAAAGTGCAAGAGATTTACAGCGATTTGAAGAAACAAAAATCCATCCAGAGGGCTTTGTACATCTCCAACTCTGCCTAAAAAGCAAAAAAAGGGCAATAGAGGCAGGAATTCACGACATTTGAAAATTTAGTTGAACAGTTGAAAATGTCATTCATACAAAgctataggccaaatgctggaaaatggaattagaataaatATTTGCCAATTAGCGAGGACACAAATTGTatagtaaaaaaaaaactgactatTCAACGACCCCATTTTACATTTAATGGAAACAAGGCCAAAAGAAATGTCCTTCAGAACCCAAGGTAGTTTTAActccacattttaaaaaagatCGCCTGATTTAGTGGACTTGGATGCATGACATTTACAACAGAACCTGCACAATACTTACCATAGACAAGCTCTCAACTTTACTGCTGGCTTTTTCACGTCCAATATACTGATTAAGGAATTGGTTTATTGTTGGTGCTGCCAAGTCAAATGCCAAAACTTTCAGGATAAGATGTTCCATCCGTAGAACCTGCTTCTTTGAGTAGGTATCATCAGTAATGTACACAAATTCGGCAACCTCCGGTGGGTATATTTCTTCAAATTTTCTACAGGAAGTAAAACCCATTAGCAAGCTTTTCAAAGTAATAACATTGGCAGTATAAATCAAGACAAATAGCTTGTCAGAATAGGATTGCAAATAAGAAACAATAACTTCAGTGCAACATTAATTCTATTCCCCACCTTCGCACCAAAAAGATGTAGTTAGAAAGATGCATGTTACAGAGCAGATAGACGTCTaagaggtcatttggtccattttGACTATGTCAATCAAACAGCTGTCAAATTTAATTCCCCCAACGCATTCTTCTCAAAAACCTGAATTGTCCAAATAACATCCAATTAGATTTGAAGTTTCTATGCAATATAATTACATTATCCTATCAGATAATGCACTCTAAAGACATTACGGGCTGTAAAAAGATCAAAATCATCATTTTCTTCACTTCTGAAACTGGTATTTGGTCCTTAATCCTTTCCCTCCCCATGTTAACCAGTTCCAACATGCACCATAACTTCTGGCTGATGCTCCTTCCTCTTGCAGGATGCACTGCACCCAGAATCTCAAGTGTTACAGCGCAAGGAAGGCCATTCCAGCCTATCCTGAATGCACCAGCTTGTAAATGAGCATCTCCCAACGTCAGTCTCCTGCTTTTCCCTCCCACCATATCTCTGCATATTACTATTATCCAAATTATTAATGCCACTTGAATTCCTTAAATGAACCTGCTcccacatttccagacagtgaATTCATACCCTAACTGCTCAGTGAAAAAGGATTTTCCTCACTTCACCCTTGCTTTTTTGGATTTGCAGATAACTTTAAATCCATATCCTGATCCTcgtgagcaggaacagtttcttcccatctACCTTATgcagcctgctcatgattttgaaagccaCAAAACAGACCCCCTTCAACCTTCTTCTCACTAAGAGTCCTaacttcaatctatcctcattagGTGAagctcctcatccctggaaccattcttgtaaaccacttCTGTACACtcttccaatgcattcacatccttgctataatgtggcacccagaattATACACAAGTCTAGCAAGTGTCTTTTAGAAGTTCGACAACTCCTTACTTTCTTACCATGGCTCTATTAATAAAATTGAGAATACTGTATATTTTGCTTTCTCTACTGGTCTTCTCACTTTTATGACCTGTGCACATACACATGCAGGTCCCCTTGCTCCTGCATTCATCTTATATAGAATTATATTATCCATGCTGTGCCTATCGTTGTGGCAAAAATATACCACCACACACTTCAGCACTGAAACTCATTCCCCACATACCTGCCcactccaacttgtctatgttCTTCTAAGGTTCTGTGCTGTCCTCAATTTAcaattcttcaaagtttgtgtcatatgcaaacttcgAAATTGTCCCCTACACAACTAAAATCTAGATAATGAGTATGTATAGATCTCAATACCCACCCTTAAGgaactccactacaaacccacatcCAGCTAGAGAACTTGTTGACTATTATTCTGTTGTTTGCTATCATTTAACCAATCTGTACACACTTGCTCCggacccttttattccatgagctataaCCTTCCTCAAGTCTGTGGCACTATATCAAAGGCCACAAAGTCCATGTTTACTGCAGTGATATCCTCATTGAGCTTTGTCATTTCTTCCAAAAATTCCAGCAAGTTGTTTGAACTGGACTTTCCCCTTTAGAAACCCATACTGACTTTAACGACCCCACCCTTTTCCATGCAACTAATTTGATtccaaataattgtttctagaagcttccccaccactgaaaTTAAACTGACTGGTTTGTACTTACTAGGCTTATCATTAcaacccttcttgaacaaggctataatatttgcaattctccagtctgaCCCTTCGAATTTAGGGAAGGCTGAAAGATTTCAGCCAGACCCACTGCGGTTTCCACACACGTCCTTCaaaatccttggatgcatctcatccagTCCAAGAGccttttcaactttaaatacaaaAAGAGAGTCTGTCCAACACTTCTACCCAATCGACTATGAACCCTGCCAACCAGCAATACTGCTCAAAGTTCTGACGGGGTCAATTCCAAATCTATGCAGATTTGCCGAGTTCGCTCACAGGCATAGCTTGGCAACAGCATTAACTTCAATGCTCTCATTAAATTGCAAATTAGGTCAATTTATAAAATTTTAGTGCTGTACCTTGTTGACCAAAAACTTTTCAAATTTAGAACCTTCAATTCATATCGGATTAACACCAAAAAAAAGGTTAGGAAATAAGTGAAAATGATGGTCTTCAAAGTTTCAAAAATATAAAGTATTCAAGATTAGGGAACTGAAAATGGGTCACAACTGGGCACCCAATGACAAATGAAAAACTAAAAGGCCAAAATTAAACTAAGATCAAAAACAGAAGCCTGGAAAATTCAGAGAAGTAAACCAGCTTAAAATTTAAACTAACCCATTACAGacgaacctcaattatccagcattcgactATCCAATATTCGGATAGTCCGGCAaaatctcaaggtcctgataattggctaaactatgttctccggcattcaattaactgaacgAAATACGCCCCACCCgagtccttcggataatcgaagttcctctttAGTGAAGTTTATACTTACGATGCCAACAGCATGGCAGCAGTTCCTACAAGCTGGAGCTTCCCTCGGAGGACAGACATGGATGACAAGAATCTGTCAATGTAGTTTACAGCAAGATATAGGGTTTCATTCTGCAATTTGTATTCTTCACCAACTTCCACAAGCCAATCAACAAGGATAGCCCTCATACTATTAGTTATATCAGGCTGTTTCTTCATATACCCTGCTTTGGGCCTGCATTTCAGCTAAACAGTAAGGGAGAAAAATTGCAAGATATCAGCTTTAATCAGAAATCATCTTTTCATGAAGACCatgctcatttttttttcccccaaaaaatCCTCCTTCACACACAATAAACTTAAAGCAACAGATAAAACACAAGATAGGCCCAGATATAAAATTAACCTATTGTCAATGCAGTTATTGTTGTTAAGTAGCCAAGATCACAGCTATTCTAATTAGCACATAATGTTACAAAATCTGGTTGTTAACAATTTCCATGTTACCTTTGTTCTTTTTAATCCATGGGCTTCAAATTTGCTGGAAAGCCTCAATATACTTTTGGGTATTCCATGTATATCACATCAATTCAATTATCCTCAATCATTTCTATTACATAACATTTAGATTAGTTATAACaatttacctttttaaaaaaaaactccattgTAACTTTCACCATGAGAGATGggagcagaatttggcccattgaggctGCTCTAACATTTGATCACAGTTAATGCTTTTCAACCCCTATTCgcctgccttcttcccataacaCTCAATTCCCTTACCATTCAAGAAGGTAACGTcgtaaatacactcaataacttggctTCTACAGTACTCTGTGAATGCGAGTGCCACCAACCTCCGactgaaaaaattcctcctcacctcagttctaaagagtcaacACTTATAAGGCTGTGCCTTTGGGCCCTAGTCTTTCATATGGAAAAGACCTTCCCCATAAGCAAATCTATggcctcagtattctgtaaatttcattgAGATTCCACCCTCACCCTTCCAAGTATGATCGAACACAGAACCAGAGTCCCCAGCCTCTCCTCACAagacaagtccttcatccccaggatcattcttacaAATCTCTTCTGGTCTACAAATAATTCCTTTGACAGTGCACAAAATTGCTcacaaatattccaaatgtggtctgaccagagcttttgTACAACCTCAGCAATATGTTTGTGCTCTTATAATCTAGCCATCTTGAAATGCTAACACCGCATATGCCTTCATAACATGTTAATCTGAAGGAATCATTGTTCAGGATTCTTCAAGTCCCTGCtgtgcttcaaatttctgaagcctttccacatttagaaaatattctaaAATGTTTATTCTTCCTATCAGAATGCatacctcacacttgcccactctcctagcctgcccAAGGTTTTCTACAGCCTCTTCATATGTACAATATAACCTATTCCTCACCTATCTTTGTTGCTAAGCTTACAGATGACAACTCCCAGTTTTTGTTCAGATTGCTAATATATAATGAGATAGTTGTGGTCCCTGAAGAACTCTGCTACataccagctgccattctgaaaaagatccatttgtGCAGATTCTCTGCCAAAATCAGCCACCCTCTAATCACTGCCTAGTTCCTTGTCCCAATAGCCACCTGTGCAGTAACAAAgcccttttggaaatctaaatagatcatATATACTGGCTCTCCATAGTCTAAATTTGCTCAttatcttctcaaagaattctaagatttgttaggcatgacagAACGAGCAAAcacagccctattttaccatgcacttccaaatactccacaatctcacCCTTAATAATAAATTCCAAAATCTTACTAATGGAGGTCAGCCTAACTGGCCTACAATTTCCTggtttctgcctccctcccttctgaaATAGGTGTGTTACTTTAGCCATTTTCCACTGATCCCTTTAAAATCactaccaatgcctccacaatacTCTCAGCTTCAGAACATGAGGGTACTGTTGACAAGATTTAAGTATGCCTCAGGCAATTGTTTGTAAAAGATTTTCTGccaaatttaaactgattgggctGCGGTTTTAGAGTATGTCCCTACGTCATTTTTTTTTTTGAAGGGTGCAATCTTTGCAATTCCAGACTTTTTGGCACTTCTGCATTGAAAGAGAACTAAAGATCCTTGTCACTGTCTCTGCAATTTCCTCAGTACGGTCAGCCACATCTGATCTTGTTTGATGAATCAGAACCTTTAAACAGAAGCACCTTAACACCTCTTTGCATTTCAGGCCCGTCAAGTGTTTCACTCATCTTTGATTATGATTTTAATAGTATCTGTATTCGTCTTTGTTAAGGAAGGAAGTACTAATATAGCACCTTAGCTATGTCCACTACATTCATGTGGAAACTTCCATATTGATCTAAAGCCCAATGCGTCTTCTCACTTGCCTTTTATTATTTATCTACCAGTAGAGGTCTTTGGATTCTGTGATGTTGGCTGATGTCTCAAACACTGCCTCAGTTCTTTTTTGAATTCAACCTGGTTCTCACTTGTTAGCAACCAGACATTAACTGAACAAACAAGAATTTAAAAGTCAGGAAATGCCTGTATAGCTTTCCTTGGTCACAATATCACCAGTGGGTGGAGGGGACCTCTAAATAATCAAAGTCTTAGATTTGGTTGCAGTTTTATGAATTAGCAGATCTCTATTTAAGTATCATAGAATTCAGAGAGTGTAGAATCAAGCCATTTGATCCAATAAGTTCACACAGACTttcctgaagagcatcctacccaaacTCAGCCGTCATATCCCATcgccataaccctacatttcccatagctaatccacctcatctacacacccctggacactgtagacagtttagcatggctgatCCTCCTAACGTGCATATTTTTGGTTGTggaaggaagctggagcacctggaggaaacccacacaggcactgaCAGCaggtgcaaacaccacacaaacaAAACGCCCAAGGCtgtaattgaacccgggtccctagcgcgtgaggcagcagtgctaaccatggggCCACGTGTCACCCCAATTAAGGCCATCCTCAGAGCCTCCAAATGCCATTTTGACATTCCTGGGCTAAAAGCTATAATCCAAAGACTCAATTATTAGAAGACACTCTGAAGACTTGGTGAAAATTCGTCAATTTCATGACATACCAACAGAAAGTCATATAAAAGAATCATTTGGGTCAAAAAGTGTCAGTCACAAGTCTAGCATcaacaaaaggaagaaaaaacTTCATGCATATATTTACAAGTGTATAGTGGGCTCAAAACATCCAAATATGAATCCAAGTATAGATATGCCCAGAATGAGCTGCTTTTTTTACCTCCATTTCTCTTAGGTATTTGTGTATGTCATCTGCGTATTCAGGTAATACATTAGCATGTACTCGTTTTTCTTCAACTGAAGATACTGACATATCCAACACCATTGGGGAATCTTAAAAGACAGACAAAGCTGATTAGGTTCCTACTCTAACAGGAATCATTTTACAACTGTACAGCGAGTTAATATGATCAACATCCATTCTGCTGCTAAATGTCTTTATGTGAACGCAGACGTGTGCAGGTTtttgtaaataattgcaaacattttcaaccaaTGCATCTTTAACACTAGATGCAAAACAATAGGAAACTTCCAGTAAAATGTAGGAATATCACAGAACATGAACAGTCACTTTGCATCAGCGTGATTAATAATTGCTTTCAATCAGATCAGCGTCACACATCATTTCTTTGGTCAACTTTAGGGTAAAATGCTTGGTTAAAGTGGACCAAAACGAACAGTTGTGTGTCTTTACTGATAGGGATAACTTTCTCTACAGGGATGAATCCCTGCACTATGTAGGTTGTTAATATCATTTGCACAGTATTACCAGCAGAATTGAAAGCCAGTGTCACTCTAGAACAAGACAAGCTGCCCTTTCCACTCCAGTTCGTGTGTAAAGTTTGCTTACCTTATCCAACAAAGAAAAAGTAGTAATGACAAAAATTTGATTCTCCACATTGTTTGCTTTTGTTTACATGAGTTGCTTCTTTACACTTAGTCATTAGATTAAGACAGTGACGATTTTTCAAGCTCCTTAAATTCAGTTTGACGTATGGAATGCCTGTCTAATTCAGCTGAACAAAATCCAATGCAACTATTAATGAGTGCCGTTAGACATATTTTCATAACAGAAAACAAACTGTACATTACAGGTAACCCAACGGCTTGATTTAAGTGTTTCTCTCTCAACTTCAGCGTGCTTAGAGCAGCTTGAGCTGACAATGAAGGAAATTAAAAATGGAAATCAGTCACGCGGGATAGGAAGAAAAATTTTTTAAGAAAGAAAATCCACTACTTTAGGTGAGTAAATAATCACTATTTCTCCTGGATTCAACAGTGCCAATAAGATAGCATGCTGCTGCAAAGCTTTGCATTTTTTGACAAGGCAAGCTCAGTCCTGTGACTAGGTGGACACCAGATCAGATGATGAACAGTAACAAAAGAAATGGCAAGCTTGAAACAAAAGGGTGGCTCTACCTCACCAGTTCTCCTTACTTTCATTTATCAGGTCAGaatgtttattttctccctccaACATTCCAGTGACTGGCAACCCAACAGTCCCTATTACAAGCTTTGTTTgttgctttttcaaaaaaaaagcagcacaTTTTCTAATCAAGTTATTCAGAGATGCaataacacacctctggagcaggtgggacttgaactacACCACAAGTGAGTCCCAAGGTTTGTTTCTTAGCCACTAACTCCACCCTATATGCTGGAAAGAGTCCAAAGACAAGCTATATCATGCCAAATTTAGTGATGGCATGGATGCATGTTTCAAGACAGCCTATTTTCCGCCTTTAATTCCACTGCTCCCTAACCTTACATCTGGACTTCTGTTGTCGCAAGGCTGACTATCCCAAACTCCTGGCAGGTGTCTCATTTGATTTTCCATAAACTTGAAGTAATTGAAAAATCTGTTGCAGATAGCTCAACTCCTGCTCACCCAGCAGTGATCTACATGTTGTTCAACAGAGGCACTTCCTTAAAAGAACAGATTTAAAAATTCTCACTTATGCTATTGTCTAATTACATCTAATTCCACAAACCTCCAAGGTATCTTGCTTTAATTTGCAGGCATCTTGTGCTACCTCTATTTTAATTGCCCAAaaatgggagggtcagtgcagactctggctgatagaatccctacagtgcaggtagAGGCAATGATTCCTTGACTTTAGACTGCTTTGTCCCGGATTGTGTCAAATCTCTTGTTTTAATCGGTCCAGGCTAGCAGAAAACACTCCATCATGCAACAATCCAAagtgattctacaaatacatcaagaacaagagggtaactagacaGCACGTAGGGCCTGTTAAAAATCAAGGAGGTCACCTTTGTGTTGAATCTCAGGAGATAGGAGGGgtcctaaatgaacattttgcatcaccttttactgtggagaaagaaatggagtctagaaaatgcagagaaataaactttgatgttttaaaaacaattcacattaGAGACGAGGAAGTTCAGAGGTCTTAAAGTATATAAAAGGTGGATCGAGTGCATCTAGGAATATTGTGGGAAGTAACAGAGGAAGTTGTGAGAccctttgcagaaatatttgcatcatctataactacaGGTGAAGTGCCCAATCACTGAAAAATGGTTAATGTTGTACATCTGTTTAAGGAAGGTTGCAAGGAGAAATGTGGGAACTGTATACTAGATGATTAGAtgatgattacttacagtgtggaaacagacccttcggcccaacaaatccacaccgaccctccgaacagcaacccacacagaccattcccctacatttaccccttcacctaacactatgggcaatttagcatggccaaacctgcacatttttggattgtgggaggaaactggagcacccggaggaaacccacgcagacactgggagaatgtgcaaactccacacagacagttgcccaaggcgggaattgaacccaggtctctggtgctgtgaggcaacaatgctaaccactgtgccaccgtgccgcccacagaccGAGTCTGACTtgggttgtgggtaaattgttgtaagtgattataaaagataggattaatTGATATTTAAGAggggcaaaaattgattaggaatagtcatcatgattttgtgcaaggaaacttgtttgagttatttgaggaagttaccaaaaagattgatgatggcagtgCAGGAGACATTAGTTACTTGGATTTAAGTGAAGtctttgacaagattctgcatggtgGACTAATTAacaaagttaggtcacatgggattcagggtggcaAAATGAACAGTgtagaaggttttctaagattacaaagggatcttgatcaaatgggtcaaagggttgaaaaatgacagatggagttcagtctggataaatgcgaggtattcgATTTTGATGCAACAAGGAATAGGGCTTAGACAATTAGTGGTAGGGCCTTGTGTggtttgtagaacagagaccttggagtgcaggtacataattctttgaagtttgtgttacaATTAGACAAGGTTGTTAAAAAGGTGTGTGGcacccttgccttcattgctcagtcctttgagaatAGGAATTGGGAAATCacattgagattgtacaggacattggtgagatctctactagaatactgtgtccagttttagtcggatattattaagctggaaagggtgcagggttacgaggatgttacctggtttggaaggtttgagttatgaagacAGACCtgatagactgggactattttcactggagtgtaggaggttgaaggcaacttgatagaagtttataaattaaTGAGGGATATAGATCGAGTTAAtgttagttgtcttttccctaggatgggggatttcaagattagggaacatatttttgaggtgagaggagagagatttaaaaagatgtAAGAAACAATTCTTTTATAGAGAGGATGGTTTGTATGTagaatgaacctcctgaggaagtggcagatgtgggtacaattacaacacctaaaagacatttggatagatacatgtacaggaaatatttggagggatatgggtaaggagcaagcaggtggaactagtttagtttgggattatgttcagcatggactggttggactgcaagttctgtttccatgctgtagggctctatgactctaaatcagtcagggcattgattaTAAAATTTGGCAAGTAAAGTTGCAGCTGTATGGAGattttcagccacatttggagaactctGAAGTTCTGTGTCCTCACATTATAGAAAGGACATGAAGTCTTTGGAGAGAGTGCGcaaaaggatgttgcctggattggaaggtATTAACTATAATGAGGGGCTAGATATGCTAAGATTGATTTTGTTAGAGTGTCTAGGTTGAGGGCAACTTGATCGAAATACATAAAACTTGAAGTGTGGATAGTCAGTCTTCTTCCCCGGAATGGACGTGTCAAAAACTAAGGAACATTGATTGGAGTTGattgcggggtgggggtgggtggagttCAATGGAGATGTGCAAATAGGAAGCACATCCTTTCTTGGATacagggtccaaaactgctcacattttttgtaatgtggtctcaccagagccttCTAAAACCTCAGCAGTACATGTTTGCTTTGTTATTCTAGTCATTTTGATATGAATGGGATGCATATTAAAAAGAAAGCAGCTAGAGGGATAGTTGATGTACTGGTAGTAATCTTCTTGGAATCCtcgaattctggaaaagtcccagaggattgtaaAGCGCCAATGTAACATTTATTTACAAAAGGGAAGGAGACCAAAAACAAACTAGAGGCCAGTTAGACTTATATCTGTTGTTGACAAAATGTTAAAGAGTCTATCGTAAAAGGAGGCAACACCAGAATACTTGATTatacataatatgatcaagcagagtcagtatggcttcatgaagggtaaaatcatgcctgacaaatttactagagcTTTAATGTGGTCACAAGCAAGAGAAAAAAGGGAAAGCAGCTAAacaaatatatttagattttcagaagacatttgagaaggtaccAAACTTGGCCACTTAACAAAATAAGGGCCCTTGTTAGAGACATATATTAGTACAGATAGAGAATTTGCTAACTAACAGAAGATGCAGTAGGAATAAGAAGGGCGTTTCAGGATGGCAAATTGTAACTAATGGTATGCCACGAAGATCAGTGCTGGACCACAATTACTTTTCTTATTGACTTAGACAAGGGAAGTAGATATACTATGGCCAAGTTTTCAAATAAAAATAGTGAGCAGGCAAGTGTTAAAGATATCACAAAGTCTGGTGGGTAAAAATtgagcagatggaatacaatgaggAAATGCAATTGTATGTATTTTGCCATGAAGATTAAAAAGGAGCTGAATTATAACGGAAATGAAGAcagacagcaaaaaaaaaccctaCAAATCAGGGGCATTTGGGAGTCCTCACCCATGAATtcaaagctagcatccaagttggGCAGAACCAAGAtccctgcagcatggaaacaggccattcagcccagcaagtccatatgGATCTTCCGAAGAATTTCCTAACACACCCACCCACCTACCCTGTCCCTGTTACCCCatagattagctatgggaaacaATCTAACTGACATCCCcagacacaatggacaatttaccatggccaacccatctaaccAGCACATAACTGGATTGGCAATAACGAAGGCAAAGAAAATaactggcctttatttcaaaagaaatttaAGTATAACAATAGGAAAGTTTTACTAAAATTATACAATACACTAGTCAGACCATACCTAGGATACTGTAAATAATTTTGGGCTGAATACCTGTCAGAATACGAGGCTGATTTAAGACAGAGGAGAAAATTCTTCTAAGTGAGGcaattctgtggaattctttatcacagagggctgttgtagcTGGGTCGTTAACTATCATTAATGCAGACAGTGGAGAAGAAGGAAAAAGACACCAATTGGGGAATGGCCTTGCCTACCTTGTCATTCATCTTTCTTCCGCCGAGGGCTCTACTCGTCTCACATACCTCTACCCAAATTTCTGGGCCTGCTACCCTCCTAACTCCAGGAGTCCCTCACCCCAAGCCCAACAACTGTTTGGAGGatattgaatgcagtattccaaaatggcTTTCACCAATTCTGATCTCTGCTGTACAGAagttgttgttaaacttgaaacagTTCTGAAAAcatttaaggatgttgccaggattggaggatttaagcGATAGGGAGATAGggagagctgaataggctggggctattttccctggagcagaggctgaggggtgacattatagaggtttataaaatcacaagggcaacacagtgactcagtggttattATTACTACCCCACAGCactgaggacccaggttcaattctatccttgaatctgtgtggagtttgcacagttccCCCCCAATG from Hemiscyllium ocellatum isolate sHemOce1 chromosome 36, sHemOce1.pat.X.cur, whole genome shotgun sequence harbors:
- the ccna2 gene encoding cyclin-A2 — its product is MYRASRDAASRENVLPPGVKAASWQDQEARGRERNAGRVATPTPVGGRKVLGVLHSNQALQPHHKSVSTSGFNCNNENCGHLPAGKAPAKPSFTIHEDEPDGAPCRSTSNNAGNVANLTLNSTVLSLGNCKPLASIECAADVSFDSPMVLDMSVSSVEEKRVHANVLPEYADDIHKYLREMELKCRPKAGYMKKQPDITNSMRAILVDWLVEVGEEYKLQNETLYLAVNYIDRFLSSMSVLRGKLQLVGTAAMLLASKFEEIYPPEVAEFVYITDDTYSKKQVLRMEHLILKVLAFDLAAPTINQFLNQYIGREKASSKVESLSMYLAELSLIDCEPFLKYLPSVLAASAFCLANYTISRTSWPRSLAQLTGYVLESLMPCVTDLHQNYLKAPEHAQQAVREKYKSSKYHGVSNIDPPLSLDLLLLKQ